In Laspinema palackyanum D2c, a single window of DNA contains:
- a CDS encoding LabA-like NYN domain-containing protein has product MGFLMNRLSIFVDGNNMFYAQQKNGWFFDPRRVLEYFTQEQPGIMLINAFWYTGLKDPQDQRGFRDALISLGYTVRTKILKEYYDDTSGRYSQKANLDIEIVVDMFNTVEQYDRVVLFSGDGDFERAIELLRSKNTHITVVSTEGMIARELRNATDRYIDLNDIRDHIEKIDY; this is encoded by the coding sequence ATGGGTTTTTTAATGAACCGTCTGTCTATTTTTGTAGACGGGAACAATATGTTCTACGCTCAACAAAAGAATGGTTGGTTTTTCGATCCCAGAAGGGTGCTAGAATATTTTACCCAAGAGCAGCCTGGGATTATGTTAATTAATGCCTTTTGGTACACCGGACTCAAAGATCCGCAGGACCAACGAGGTTTTAGAGATGCCCTGATTAGTTTGGGATATACGGTTCGCACCAAAATTCTCAAAGAATATTATGACGACACCTCGGGGCGCTATTCTCAAAAAGCTAATTTAGACATCGAAATTGTCGTCGATATGTTTAATACCGTAGAACAGTATGACCGAGTGGTGCTATTTAGTGGGGATGGAGATTTCGAGCGGGCGATCGAACTCTTACGGTCTAAAAATACTCATATCACCGTCGTTTCAACCGAAGGAATGATTGCCCGAGAGTTGAGAAATGCCACCGATCGCTATATTGACTTGAATGATATTCGCGACCACATAGAAAAAATCGATTATTAG
- a CDS encoding Uma2 family endonuclease: protein MVLTTDTEQFTLDDFMKNPPENMEWVDEKLVEKTGMTLRHSEIQARLSRYWGNYKTESGQGGEVYVEMPCRTQKQGRRPDVSYLTPELLERYRNEPTLPQSPPLVAEIASPTDVAEELLAKAQEYLESNCQEVWLVFPEGLRIFILTHHQTLAFQVGDIVSTQVVLEGFKIALDELLG, encoded by the coding sequence ATGGTACTGACTACCGACACTGAACAGTTCACCCTAGACGACTTCATGAAAAATCCGCCCGAAAATATGGAATGGGTGGATGAAAAACTGGTGGAGAAAACAGGAATGACACTCAGACATAGCGAAATTCAAGCTAGGCTGTCTCGTTACTGGGGCAATTATAAGACCGAATCTGGACAAGGAGGCGAAGTTTATGTAGAAATGCCTTGCCGTACCCAAAAACAGGGACGCCGACCCGATGTTTCCTACCTCACCCCAGAACTGCTAGAACGCTATAGAAATGAGCCTACTTTACCTCAGAGTCCGCCGTTAGTTGCTGAGATTGCCTCTCCCACCGATGTGGCGGAGGAATTGTTAGCAAAAGCTCAAGAATATTTAGAATCCAATTGTCAAGAAGTCTGGCTAGTCTTTCCCGAAGGACTGAGAATTTTCATCCTGACTCACCATCAGACCCTCGCTTTTCAAGTCGGAGATATTGTCAGCACTCAAGTGGTTTTAGAGGGATTTAAGATTGCCTTGGACGAATTGTTGGGATAG
- a CDS encoding response regulator transcription factor, which translates to MSTVLIVDDSATAREMLSSILQNVGMKVIEARDGVEAQEKIVDSPPDIVVLDIIMPRMNGYDLCRWLKKTPTGQNIPVLMCSSKAEQFDRYWGIKQGADAYLAKPFHPSELIETVKSLLRSLG; encoded by the coding sequence ATGAGTACGGTATTGATTGTGGACGATAGTGCTACAGCGCGGGAAATGCTTTCATCTATCCTCCAAAATGTGGGAATGAAGGTCATTGAAGCCCGGGATGGGGTCGAGGCTCAAGAAAAAATTGTAGACAGTCCTCCGGATATCGTGGTATTGGATATTATTATGCCTCGCATGAATGGGTATGATTTATGTCGGTGGCTGAAGAAAACTCCCACTGGTCAAAATATTCCGGTGTTAATGTGTTCGAGCAAGGCGGAACAGTTTGACCGCTATTGGGGGATTAAGCAAGGCGCAGATGCCTATTTGGCCAAGCCTTTTCATCCATCGGAGTTGATTGAAACGGTGAAAAGTTTATTGCGTTCTCTGGGGTAA
- a CDS encoding 2-isopropylmalate synthase — protein MTNQPDRIIIFDTTLRDGEQSPGASLNGEEKLTIARQLARLGVDVIEAGFPYASPGDFEAVQKIAELVGVEGGPTICGLARATRADIEAAAKALKPAAKARIHTFIATSDIHLEYKLKKTRPEVVAIAEEMVAYAKSFVDDVEFSPEDAGRSDPEFLYEVLTKAIAAGATTINIPDTVGYTTPGEFGAIIRGIKENVPNIDDAIISVHGHNDLGLAVANFLEAVKNGARQLECTINGIGERAGNAALEELVMALHVRRQYFNPFLGRPVESQEPLTNIDTRQIYKTSRLVSNLTGMFVQPNKAIVGANAFAHESGIHQDGVLKHKQTYEIMDAQSIGLTDNQIVLGKLSGRHAFASRLKELGFDLSDTELNNAFLKFKTVADKKKEVTDWDLESIVNAEIQQPPEIFRLELVQVSCGDRARPTATVTLRTPTGEELTDAAIGTGPVDAVYKAINRVVNVPNQLIEFSVQSVTAGIDALGEVTIRLRHGDRIFSGHSANTDIIVASAHAYVNALNRLYAFLEKQQEATPEPATATL, from the coding sequence ATGACAAATCAACCCGATCGCATCATTATTTTTGACACGACCCTTCGCGATGGTGAACAATCGCCAGGGGCCAGTCTGAATGGAGAGGAAAAACTGACCATAGCGCGGCAGTTAGCGCGACTGGGTGTGGATGTCATCGAAGCTGGATTTCCCTACGCCAGTCCCGGAGACTTTGAAGCGGTCCAAAAAATCGCCGAATTAGTCGGAGTCGAAGGAGGCCCCACGATTTGCGGATTAGCGCGGGCGACTCGGGCGGATATTGAAGCGGCAGCAAAGGCCCTCAAACCCGCTGCCAAAGCACGAATTCACACCTTTATCGCCACCTCGGATATTCACCTAGAGTACAAACTCAAAAAGACTCGTCCCGAAGTGGTGGCGATCGCTGAGGAAATGGTCGCCTATGCCAAGTCTTTTGTGGATGATGTGGAATTCTCCCCAGAAGATGCGGGACGTTCGGACCCCGAATTTCTCTATGAAGTGTTGACGAAGGCGATCGCCGCTGGGGCCACCACCATTAATATTCCCGATACCGTCGGTTACACCACCCCCGGAGAATTTGGGGCGATTATTCGCGGTATCAAAGAAAATGTCCCCAACATTGATGATGCTATCATCTCGGTTCATGGTCATAATGACCTCGGTTTGGCCGTTGCGAACTTCCTAGAAGCGGTCAAAAATGGGGCAAGACAATTGGAATGCACCATTAATGGCATCGGCGAACGCGCAGGAAATGCCGCCTTGGAAGAATTAGTCATGGCATTGCACGTCCGTCGTCAGTATTTTAATCCCTTCCTCGGACGTCCGGTGGAGTCTCAAGAACCGTTAACGAATATTGACACCCGACAAATCTACAAAACCTCGCGGTTGGTGTCGAATTTGACCGGGATGTTTGTGCAACCGAATAAGGCGATCGTTGGTGCCAATGCCTTCGCCCACGAGTCGGGAATTCACCAAGATGGTGTGCTTAAGCATAAGCAAACTTATGAGATTATGGATGCTCAATCCATTGGGTTAACCGACAATCAAATTGTCTTAGGAAAACTCTCGGGACGTCATGCGTTTGCGAGTCGCTTGAAAGAGTTAGGATTTGACCTCTCGGATACGGAGTTAAATAATGCTTTTCTCAAGTTTAAGACGGTAGCAGACAAGAAGAAAGAGGTTACGGATTGGGATCTCGAATCGATTGTCAATGCTGAGATCCAGCAACCCCCGGAAATTTTCCGTTTGGAGTTGGTGCAGGTATCCTGTGGCGATCGCGCCCGTCCAACGGCAACGGTGACGTTACGCACTCCGACAGGGGAAGAACTTACGGATGCTGCGATCGGGACGGGTCCCGTGGATGCGGTGTATAAAGCGATTAATCGGGTGGTGAATGTACCGAATCAGTTAATTGAGTTTTCGGTACAATCGGTAACCGCCGGAATTGATGCTTTAGGAGAGGTGACGATTCGCTTACGTCATGGCGATCGCATTTTCTCCGGTCATTCCGCGAATACGGATATCATTGTCGCCTCCGCTCACGCTTATGTCAATGCTCTAAATCGCTTGTATGCGTTTTTAGAGAAGCAACAGGAAGCAACTCCAGAACCCGCAACCGCAACACTTTAA
- a CDS encoding M28 family peptidase, with protein sequence MPENHHLEETTRELKANLQSHLVQVVRDRDPYFATGGYFYVREYIRQQFQKYGTVETHAFEISGRTHENLVLDIPGGDRTSKPKPPILIGAHYDAVPGSPGADDNATGIAVLLEIGRIFATETPRYPLRLIAFDMEEYGLCGSTAYATELAAKREPLRLMISLEMLGYCNPQPHSQKYPPGLQYIYPNQGNYIALIGNISTLIDLIRISRIIKKTGLPCQWLPAGKKGHIVPDTRRSDHAPFWDLGYPAIMITDTANLRNPHYHQPSDTIETLDLDFLTGVCQGLIATIRKL encoded by the coding sequence ATGCCGGAGAATCATCACCTCGAAGAGACAACCCGAGAGTTGAAAGCGAACTTGCAGTCCCATCTTGTCCAAGTTGTTCGCGATCGCGACCCTTACTTTGCCACAGGCGGCTATTTCTATGTCCGAGAATACATCCGCCAACAGTTCCAAAAATATGGCACTGTAGAAACCCATGCTTTTGAAATCAGTGGCAGAACCCATGAAAACTTAGTGTTAGATATTCCAGGAGGCGATCGCACCAGCAAACCCAAACCCCCCATCTTAATTGGCGCACATTATGACGCCGTACCCGGTTCTCCCGGTGCCGACGACAACGCCACCGGCATCGCCGTCTTACTAGAAATAGGCCGCATTTTCGCCACCGAAACCCCCCGCTATCCTCTGCGTCTCATCGCCTTTGATATGGAAGAATATGGCTTATGTGGCAGTACCGCCTACGCTACCGAACTCGCCGCCAAACGAGAACCTCTGCGCCTGATGATTTCCCTAGAAATGCTCGGCTACTGCAATCCTCAACCCCATTCTCAAAAGTATCCCCCAGGATTACAATACATCTACCCCAATCAGGGAAATTATATCGCTTTAATCGGCAATATTTCCACCCTAATCGACCTGATTAGAATCAGCCGAATTATCAAAAAAACCGGACTCCCTTGCCAATGGTTACCCGCCGGTAAAAAAGGCCACATCGTCCCCGATACCCGACGCAGTGATCACGCTCCATTCTGGGATTTAGGATATCCAGCCATCATGATTACTGATACCGCAAATCTCAGAAATCCCCACTATCATCAACCCAGCGATACCATAGAAACCTTAGACTTAGACTTTTTAACGGGCGTTTGCCAGGGATTAATTGCCACTATTCGGAAGTTATAA
- a CDS encoding sirohydrochlorin chelatase, giving the protein MKFTTAYLLVSHGSRDPRPEVAMQALAGLLRDRLQQQQGQSTLPMVGTAQLELHPLPLHQQITAFADGARAVGCDRLQILPLFLLEGVHVMEDIPAEIAQAHQILGTTMQLDLRPHLGSQISGLSHLLQSAIQPVQDSNSGDQQWIVLSHGSRRVGSNQVVEEMANRLQALPAYWSISPNLEERIDQLIQTGHRHLGILPYFLFSGGITDAIGKLTREISQRQPELQIQLADPIGATPELAELILELTA; this is encoded by the coding sequence TTGAAATTCACCACGGCTTATTTACTGGTTTCCCACGGCAGTCGCGATCCTCGTCCAGAAGTGGCGATGCAAGCGTTAGCCGGTTTATTGCGCGATCGCTTGCAGCAACAGCAGGGTCAGTCCACTTTACCAATGGTGGGAACAGCACAATTAGAATTGCATCCCTTGCCTTTACACCAACAAATCACCGCGTTTGCCGATGGTGCCCGTGCGGTGGGTTGCGATCGCCTCCAAATTTTACCCCTCTTTCTCCTAGAAGGGGTTCATGTCATGGAAGATATTCCAGCGGAAATTGCCCAAGCTCACCAAATCCTGGGGACAACCATGCAGTTAGATTTACGCCCGCATTTAGGCAGTCAAATCAGCGGATTGAGCCACTTATTACAATCGGCAATTCAACCCGTTCAGGACAGCAATTCTGGCGATCAACAGTGGATTGTTTTATCTCACGGATCGCGGCGTGTGGGTAGCAATCAAGTGGTGGAGGAGATGGCCAATCGACTGCAAGCACTCCCCGCCTATTGGTCCATTTCTCCTAATTTAGAAGAAAGGATAGACCAGTTAATTCAAACGGGACATCGCCATCTGGGTATCCTTCCTTACTTTCTGTTTTCTGGGGGGATCACCGATGCGATCGGCAAACTTACCCGAGAAATTTCTCAACGCCAACCCGAACTCCAGATCCAGTTAGCTGATCCCATTGGCGCAACACCAGAATTAGCCGAATTAATTTTAGAACTGACTGCTTAA
- a CDS encoding DUF2721 domain-containing protein: protein MQVTATESIQALVAPAVMISSSSLFFLGLNARHSSLLSRIRLLTDERRKLIREISHNQEVEREEEIRLMSVRSQLRFLLRRAKYVRNSVFCNIVAATLFILSSLAIGLDYLLENPVNQHFPLSLFVLGMLMFLGGVTFTGVDELISYSVILMEMKDEQDPK, encoded by the coding sequence ATGCAAGTAACCGCAACTGAATCCATCCAAGCACTCGTAGCACCGGCTGTCATGATTTCATCGAGCTCTCTCTTTTTTTTGGGATTAAATGCTCGGCACTCTTCCCTCTTGAGCCGAATTCGACTTCTAACCGATGAACGCCGAAAACTGATCCGAGAAATTAGCCATAATCAAGAAGTAGAGCGGGAAGAAGAAATCCGATTGATGAGTGTTAGAAGTCAACTTAGATTCTTGCTCCGCCGCGCTAAATATGTTAGAAACTCAGTTTTTTGCAATATTGTTGCTGCCACGTTATTTATTCTAAGTTCCTTGGCGATCGGGCTAGATTACTTGTTAGAAAATCCCGTAAATCAGCATTTTCCTCTATCCCTCTTTGTCCTAGGAATGTTAATGTTTTTAGGAGGAGTTACCTTTACCGGAGTCGATGAACTCATCTCCTATTCCGTCATTCTCATGGAAATGAAAGATGAGCAAGACCCCAAATAG
- a CDS encoding response regulator yields MIRILLVDDQNLIRRGLMALLEAETDLQVVGEAENGQLAIEQVHHLQPDVVLMDIYMPVMDGVQATQAICQQFPEVKVLVLTTVDDDESVAEALRGGARGYLLKDTPSEELAHAIRTVHKGYTQIGPGLVTKVMAKVQATPLRKPNVPLGWQELTPRELEVLRFIAQGASNREIAKQLYITEGTVKNHVTHILNRLNLRDRTQAAIVAHAVFFEENS; encoded by the coding sequence ATGATTCGCATTTTATTGGTAGACGATCAGAATCTGATTCGTCGGGGGTTGATGGCATTGCTGGAAGCAGAAACGGATTTGCAGGTGGTGGGAGAGGCGGAAAATGGACAACTGGCGATCGAACAGGTGCACCATCTCCAACCCGATGTGGTGCTGATGGATATTTATATGCCGGTGATGGATGGGGTACAGGCAACCCAGGCAATTTGCCAACAATTCCCCGAGGTGAAAGTCTTGGTGCTCACCACGGTGGATGATGATGAGTCAGTAGCGGAGGCGCTGCGCGGGGGTGCGCGAGGATACTTACTCAAAGATACACCATCGGAAGAGTTAGCCCATGCAATTCGCACGGTTCACAAGGGTTATACTCAAATTGGACCCGGTTTAGTCACCAAAGTGATGGCAAAAGTCCAGGCAACACCCCTTCGCAAACCGAATGTTCCCCTGGGATGGCAAGAACTAACCCCCAGGGAATTGGAAGTGTTGCGGTTCATTGCTCAAGGTGCGAGTAATCGGGAAATTGCTAAACAATTGTATATTACCGAGGGAACGGTGAAAAATCATGTCACTCATATTTTAAATCGGTTGAATTTACGCGATCGCACTCAAGCAGCGATCGTTGCTCATGCTGTATTTTTTGAGGAAAACTCGTAA